The following proteins come from a genomic window of Nicotiana tomentosiformis chromosome 12, ASM39032v3, whole genome shotgun sequence:
- the LOC138902871 gene encoding uncharacterized protein: MAGDNGKDATTTGVSGGGDETNKQKTISPYDITSNDNSGILITHMALKGENYDERTRFIRTALRARKKFEFIDGIMRRPDEKSPDFEDWWTINSLLVSWIRNAIKPTLYLPIPHMEVVEDLWTSIKERFSISNGPRIE, encoded by the coding sequence ATGGCAGGAGATAATGGTAAAGACGCCACCACTACCGGCGTGAGCGGTGGTGGTGACGAAACAAATAAACAAAAGACCATCTCTCCGTACGATATAACATCTAATGATAATTCTGGGATTTTGATAACACATATGGCACTTAAGGGAGAAAACTATGATGAACGAACAAGGTTCATAAGGACCGCCTTGAGGGCGAGGAAGAAATTCGAATTTATTGACGGAATAATGAGGAGACCGGATGAGAAATCTCCAGATTTTGAAGATTGGTGGACCATCAATTCGTTGTTGGTTTCTTGGATTCGGAATGCTATTAAGCCTACGTTGTATTTGCCTATACCACACATGGAAGTAGTTGAAGATTTATGGACTAGTATTAAAGAACGTTTCTCGATCTCTAACGGTCCAAGAATAGAGTAG